The following proteins are encoded in a genomic region of Lachnospiraceae bacterium KM106-2:
- a CDS encoding ACT-domain-containing protein, predicted allosteric regulator of homoserine dehydrogenase encodes MILLEKYVNIFLGKTSVFVTNTLQGDMMKEEEKYYIVKKKAIPDVLLKVVEAKRLLEMEKAITIQDAADKVGISRSSFYKYKDDIFPFHEHTRGRTITFMLQMEDQPGLLSCVLNKVAQVGANILTIHQTIPVNGIALITLSVEILPTTDSVSMLVDNIEMLDGIHKLKILARE; translated from the coding sequence TTGATATTATTAGAAAAGTATGTTAATATCTTTCTAGGAAAAACAAGTGTATTTGTCACAAATACACTTCAGGGTGATATGATGAAAGAAGAAGAAAAATATTATATAGTAAAAAAGAAAGCGATTCCAGATGTTTTGCTTAAAGTAGTGGAAGCAAAACGACTATTAGAGATGGAAAAAGCGATTACAATTCAAGATGCTGCAGATAAGGTTGGTATTAGTAGAAGTTCTTTTTACAAGTATAAAGATGATATCTTTCCGTTTCATGAGCATACAAGAGGAAGAACGATTACTTTTATGTTACAAATGGAAGACCAGCCGGGACTTTTATCGTGCGTTCTTAATAAAGTCGCGCAGGTTGGGGCAAATATATTAACAATACATCAAACAATTCCAGTCAATGGTATAGCGTTAATTACATTAAGTGTTGAAATACTTCCAACAACAGATAGTGTATCTATGCTTGTTGATAATATTGAGATGTTAGATGGAATTCATAAATTAAAAATATTAGCTAGGGAGTGA
- a CDS encoding positive regulator of CheA protein activity: MAVTKQVLFHVGNELYGIDIAKVKGIEKYGVTTPVPNAPSYIEGIINLRGDVIPIFSLRAKFNLPARKIDDKTQMIIVSVNDMLVAFVVDDVSEIVELNDDAFSNTPVIVQSEETSYIEKIANVNKQLVITINVEGVFSEVEKESMKSLVKQEA; this comes from the coding sequence ATGGCAGTTACAAAACAAGTATTATTTCATGTAGGAAATGAACTTTATGGAATTGATATCGCCAAGGTAAAGGGAATCGAAAAATATGGAGTAACAACACCTGTTCCTAATGCTCCTTCTTATATTGAAGGAATTATCAATTTAAGAGGTGACGTAATTCCAATTTTCAGCCTTAGAGCTAAGTTTAATTTACCAGCAAGAAAGATTGATGATAAAACACAGATGATCATTGTCAGTGTAAATGATATGCTTGTAGCTTTTGTGGTAGATGATGTAAGTGAAATTGTAGAATTAAATGACGATGCATTTAGTAATACGCCAGTTATTGTTCAATCAGAAGAGACTTCATATATTGAGAAAATTGCAAATGTAAACAAACAACTTGTGATCACTATTAATGTGGAAGGTGTATTTTCTGAAGTTGAGAAAGAGTCTATGAAGAGTCTTGTAAAACAAGAAGCATAA
- a CDS encoding peptide chain release factor 2 — protein MEAPDFWDDAEKSQVSMKELKNLKDTITKYKELQTAYEDVETLLEMGYEENDASLIPEVKEAIDEFIAEFETLRISTLLSEEYDRDNAILTLHAGAGGTESCDWASMLCRMYQRWADKKGFQTEIIDFLDGEEAGLKSVTIEVKGENAYGYLKSEHGVHRLVRISPFNAAGKRQTSFVSCDVMPDIEEDVDVEINDDDIRIDTYRSSGAGGQHINKTSSAIRITHFPSGIVVQCQNERSQHMNKDKAMQMLKAKLYLLKQQENLQKEAGIRGEVKDIGWGNQIRSYVMQPYTLVKDHRTNEEVGNVSSVLDGNLDPFINAFLKWKNIKK, from the coding sequence ATGGAAGCGCCTGATTTTTGGGATGATGCAGAAAAGTCCCAAGTATCTATGAAGGAGCTTAAAAATCTTAAAGATACAATAACAAAATATAAAGAGCTTCAGACCGCTTACGAAGATGTTGAGACATTATTAGAAATGGGTTATGAAGAAAATGATGCTTCCTTGATTCCAGAGGTCAAGGAGGCGATCGATGAATTTATTGCAGAGTTTGAGACACTAAGAATCAGCACCTTATTATCCGAAGAATATGATAGAGATAATGCGATCTTAACGTTACATGCAGGTGCCGGTGGAACAGAGAGCTGTGACTGGGCAAGCATGTTATGTCGTATGTATCAGAGATGGGCTGATAAAAAAGGCTTCCAAACTGAAATTATCGATTTCTTAGATGGTGAGGAAGCAGGTTTAAAATCTGTTACGATTGAAGTAAAGGGTGAAAATGCCTATGGATATCTGAAATCAGAACATGGTGTTCATCGTTTAGTTCGTATCTCGCCATTTAATGCGGCTGGAAAGAGACAGACTTCATTTGTATCATGTGATGTTATGCCGGATATTGAGGAAGATGTAGATGTAGAAATCAATGACGATGATATCAGAATTGATACTTATCGCTCAAGCGGTGCTGGTGGACAGCATATTAATAAGACATCTTCTGCAATTCGTATTACGCATTTCCCATCAGGTATTGTAGTACAATGTCAGAATGAACGTTCTCAGCATATGAATAAAGATAAAGCAATGCAAATGTTAAAGGCAAAACTTTATTTATTGAAACAGCAAGAGAATCTTCAGAAAGAAGCTGGCATTCGAGGCGAAGTAAAAGATATTGGGTGGGGCAATCAGATCAGATCTTATGTTATGCAGCCTTATACGCTTGTTAAGGATCATAGGACCAATGAAGAAGTCGGTAATGTTTCAAGCGTATTAGATGGTAATTTGGATCCATTTATTAATGCTTTTTTAAAGTGGAAGAATATTAAAAAGTAA
- a CDS encoding protein export cytoplasm protein SecA ATPase RNA helicase encodes MGFIQKIFGTHSERELKRIYPIADKIEALEPEFQKLSDAELRAKTEEFKNRLKNGETLDDILPEAYATVREASSRVLGMRHYRVQLIGGIILHQGRITEMRTGEGKTLVSTLPAYLNALEGEGVHIVTVNDYLAKRDAEWMGQIHEFLGLTVGVVLNALDNDERREAYNCDITYATNNELGFDYLRDNMVIYKEELVMRDLHYAIIDEVDSVLIDEARTPLIISGQSGKSTRLYEACDTLARQLVKGKEKELSKMDILMKEETTETGDFVVNEKDKNVNLTEEGVKKVEKFFHIENLADPENLEIQHNIILALRAHNLMFRDKDYVVKDDQVLIVDEFTGRIMPGRRYSDGLHQAIEAKEHVKVKRESKTLATITFQNFFNKYGKKCGMTGTAKTEEKEFREIYGMDVVEVPTNLPVVRKDYQDAVYKTKKEKMNAIVNEVVEAHKVGQPVLVGTITIEASEEISEALKKKGVPHKVLNAKFHELEAEIIADAGQLNAVTIATNMAGRGTDIKLGEGVTEVGGLKIIGTERHESRRIDNQLRGRAGRQGDPGESRFYISLEDDLMRLFSSERLMSIFNSLGIEEGQQIEHKMLSNAIQKAQEKIENNNFGIRKNLLEYDQVNNEQREVIYKERRKVLDGESMRDTIYKMITDTAEKCVNHCVSGEQDAEEWNLNELNELLIPIFPMEPVTLTEEQKKHMSKDELTQLIKEDVVKLYEAKEAEFPEQEALREIERVILLKVIDHKWMDHIDDMDQLRQGIGLQAYGQRDPLVEYKFAGFEMFDAMIDSISEDTVKALMHVRIEQNVEREQVAQVTGTNMDESASKGPVKRKTKKVQPNDPCPCGSGRKYKQCCGRKF; translated from the coding sequence ATGGGATTCATTCAAAAAATATTTGGTACACACAGTGAAAGAGAATTAAAAAGAATTTATCCGATCGCTGATAAAATTGAAGCATTAGAACCAGAATTTCAGAAGCTTTCAGATGCAGAATTACGAGCAAAAACGGAAGAATTTAAGAATAGACTAAAAAATGGCGAAACATTAGATGATATTTTGCCGGAGGCATATGCAACAGTAAGAGAGGCTTCTAGTCGTGTTCTTGGAATGAGACATTACCGCGTTCAGTTAATCGGTGGTATTATTCTTCATCAAGGTCGTATCACAGAAATGCGTACTGGTGAAGGTAAGACATTAGTTTCCACTTTACCTGCTTATTTAAATGCATTAGAGGGTGAAGGTGTTCACATCGTTACAGTTAATGATTACTTAGCAAAACGTGATGCTGAGTGGATGGGACAGATTCATGAATTCTTAGGTCTTACAGTAGGTGTTGTTCTTAACGCATTAGATAATGATGAGAGAAGAGAAGCATATAACTGTGATATTACTTATGCAACAAATAATGAATTAGGATTTGATTACCTTCGTGATAACATGGTTATTTACAAAGAAGAATTAGTAATGAGAGATCTTCATTATGCTATCATCGATGAGGTCGATTCTGTATTGATCGATGAAGCAAGAACTCCATTGATCATTTCTGGACAAAGCGGAAAATCAACAAGATTATACGAAGCTTGTGATACCTTAGCAAGACAACTTGTAAAAGGTAAAGAAAAAGAATTATCCAAAATGGATATCTTAATGAAAGAAGAGACAACAGAGACTGGTGACTTCGTAGTTAATGAAAAGGATAAGAACGTTAACTTAACAGAAGAGGGTGTAAAGAAGGTAGAGAAATTCTTCCACATCGAAAACCTTGCTGATCCAGAAAATCTTGAAATCCAACATAACATTATTTTAGCGCTTCGTGCACACAATTTAATGTTCCGTGATAAGGATTATGTTGTAAAAGATGATCAAGTATTGATCGTTGATGAATTTACTGGACGTATTATGCCAGGTAGAAGATATTCAGATGGTTTACATCAAGCAATTGAAGCGAAAGAACATGTTAAAGTTAAACGTGAAAGTAAAACATTAGCAACGATCACATTCCAGAACTTCTTTAACAAATATGGCAAGAAATGTGGTATGACTGGTACTGCTAAGACAGAAGAAAAAGAATTCCGTGAAATCTACGGCATGGATGTTGTAGAAGTTCCAACTAACTTACCAGTTGTTCGTAAAGATTATCAAGATGCTGTATATAAGACTAAGAAAGAAAAGATGAATGCAATTGTAAATGAAGTTGTAGAAGCTCATAAAGTTGGACAGCCAGTATTGGTTGGTACAATCACAATTGAAGCATCAGAAGAAATTAGTGAAGCCTTAAAGAAAAAAGGTGTTCCTCATAAAGTCTTAAATGCAAAATTCCATGAGTTAGAAGCAGAGATCATCGCAGATGCTGGTCAATTAAATGCAGTAACGATTGCAACTAATATGGCTGGTCGTGGTACTGATATTAAACTTGGCGAAGGAGTTACAGAAGTAGGCGGTCTTAAGATCATCGGTACAGAACGTCACGAATCACGTCGTATTGATAATCAGTTAAGAGGTCGTGCTGGTCGTCAAGGTGATCCAGGTGAATCTAGATTCTATATCTCTCTTGAAGACGATTTAATGCGTTTATTCAGTTCTGAACGTCTTATGAGTATCTTTAATTCATTAGGAATTGAAGAAGGTCAACAGATTGAACATAAGATGTTAAGTAACGCAATTCAAAAAGCACAAGAGAAGATTGAAAATAATAACTTCGGTATTCGTAAGAATTTATTAGAATATGATCAAGTTAATAACGAACAGCGTGAAGTAATCTATAAAGAACGTCGTAAAGTATTAGACGGCGAAAGTATGAGAGATACCATCTACAAGATGATCACTGATACTGCTGAGAAATGTGTTAATCATTGTGTTAGTGGAGAACAGGATGCAGAAGAATGGAATTTGAATGAATTAAATGAATTATTAATTCCTATTTTCCCAATGGAACCTGTTACGTTAACAGAAGAACAAAAGAAACACATGTCAAAAGATGAATTAACACAACTGATCAAAGAAGATGTTGTTAAGTTATATGAAGCAAAAGAAGCTGAGTTCCCAGAACAGGAAGCGCTTCGTGAAATCGAACGTGTTATCTTATTAAAAGTAATTGATCATAAATGGATGGATCATATCGATGATATGGATCAGTTACGTCAAGGTATTGGTCTTCAAGCATATGGTCAAAGAGATCCATTAGTAGAATATAAATTTGCTGGATTCGAGATGTTTGATGCTATGATCGATTCTATTAGTGAAGATACAGTAAAAGCATTAATGCATGTTCGTATTGAACAAAACGTAGAAAGAGAACAAGTTGCTCAAGTAACAGGAACTAATATGGATGAATCAGCAAGCAAAGGTCCAGTTAAAAGAAAGACTAAAAAGGTTCAGCCAAATGATCCATGCCCTTGCGGAAGTGGCAGAAAATATAAACAATGCTGTGGTAGAAAATTCTAG
- a CDS encoding ribosomal subunit interface protein: MRYIISGKNIDVTEGLKAAIYEKIGKLERYFTTETEVHVTLSVEKDRQKIEITIPMKGTIVRAEQVSNDMYVSIDLVEEIIERQLRRYKNKLIEQKQAVINFNKAFMEEEMEDDEDEIKIIRSKRFAMKPMDAEEACIQMELSGHNFYVFRNAGTNEVNVVYKRKGNTYGLIEPEF, encoded by the coding sequence ATGCGTTATATTATAAGCGGAAAGAACATTGATGTTACAGAGGGATTAAAAGCAGCAATCTATGAAAAGATTGGAAAGCTGGAACGTTACTTTACGACTGAAACAGAAGTCCATGTAACACTAAGTGTTGAAAAAGATCGTCAAAAGATTGAGATCACAATTCCTATGAAGGGGACAATTGTAAGAGCAGAGCAAGTAAGCAATGATATGTATGTTTCAATTGATTTAGTAGAGGAGATTATCGAACGTCAATTACGAAGATACAAGAATAAATTGATAGAACAAAAGCAAGCAGTAATTAACTTCAATAAAGCATTTATGGAAGAGGAAATGGAAGACGATGAGGATGAAATCAAGATCATTCGTTCTAAACGATTCGCAATGAAGCCAATGGATGCAGAAGAAGCTTGTATACAGATGGAATTATCAGGACATAACTTCTATGTATTTCGTAATGCAGGTACAAACGAAGTAAATGTTGTTTATAAAAGAAAAGGAAATACTTATGGTTTGATCGAACCAGAGTTTTAA
- a CDS encoding NLP/P60 family protein, which produces MNRARTIIKSTLCVAAASTVLMCAQAPKASATEVLSETSIAGISLSMDKYYTAVIDNNAQEASVDLANDAKAKEAEATKTEEKKTTEKKKESTYKNTGISIAPSYVNIRSKSSEDSKILGKLYKGASAKITKTKGEWVKVKSGSVTGYIKKEYLAVGEEAEKIASQYGTKFAKINVTTVRVREKKSTDSTTLTLVPEGEKFEVLKETDKWVKIGVDEDIKGYVSKECVSTSMKFDKAISIEEEKAKEEAKKAAEEQAAQQAAQEAAQAQQSSQTQNRTQSSNSNSNSSSSSSSSSSVSHSSSSSNSGSSSSSATTGSSSYNSGSSSASAAVGSASGSGSKVASFALNYVGNPYVYGHTSLTNGTDCSGFTQSVYRHFGYSIPRTASAQAAGAGRKVSLSALQAGDLIFYSKGGSINHVAIYIGGGKVVHASTPKTGIIVSGMNYRTPYMAKRIMN; this is translated from the coding sequence ATGAATAGAGCAAGAACAATTATTAAATCAACATTATGTGTAGCAGCAGCAAGTACAGTATTAATGTGTGCACAAGCTCCTAAGGCTTCTGCAACAGAAGTACTTTCAGAGACTAGCATTGCAGGCATTTCACTTTCAATGGATAAATATTATACAGCAGTAATCGATAACAACGCACAGGAAGCTAGCGTAGATCTTGCAAATGATGCGAAAGCAAAAGAAGCAGAGGCTACTAAGACTGAAGAAAAGAAGACAACTGAGAAAAAGAAAGAATCTACATATAAAAATACAGGTATTTCTATTGCTCCAAGTTATGTAAATATTAGATCAAAATCAAGTGAAGATAGTAAAATCCTTGGTAAGTTATATAAAGGTGCTTCTGCAAAGATCACTAAAACAAAAGGTGAATGGGTTAAAGTAAAATCTGGATCCGTTACTGGATACATCAAGAAAGAGTATCTTGCAGTTGGCGAAGAAGCAGAAAAGATTGCAAGCCAATATGGAACTAAGTTTGCTAAGATTAATGTAACAACAGTACGTGTTCGTGAAAAGAAAAGTACAGATAGTACTACATTAACATTAGTACCAGAAGGCGAGAAATTTGAAGTATTAAAAGAAACAGATAAATGGGTAAAAATTGGTGTAGATGAAGATATCAAAGGCTATGTAAGCAAAGAGTGTGTCTCAACTAGCATGAAATTCGACAAAGCTATCTCAATTGAAGAAGAGAAAGCAAAAGAAGAAGCTAAGAAAGCAGCTGAAGAGCAAGCAGCTCAACAAGCCGCACAAGAGGCAGCACAAGCACAACAATCAAGCCAGACTCAGAACAGAACACAAAGCTCAAACAGCAACTCAAATAGCAGTTCAAGCAGTAGTTCAAGTTCATCTGTAAGTCATAGCAGTTCATCTTCTAATAGTGGATCATCTTCATCATCTGCTACTACAGGATCATCTTCATACAACAGTGGAAGTTCAAGTGCTTCAGCAGCAGTAGGTTCTGCAAGTGGATCAGGAAGTAAAGTTGCAAGTTTTGCATTAAACTATGTTGGTAATCCATATGTTTATGGTCATACAAGTTTAACAAACGGTACTGATTGCTCTGGATTTACTCAATCTGTTTACAGACATTTCGGATATTCAATTCCTCGTACAGCAAGTGCACAGGCTGCAGGTGCTGGTAGAAAAGTAAGTTTAAGTGCTTTACAAGCAGGCGACTTAATCTTCTATTCAAAAGGTGGATCAATCAACCACGTTGCAATTTATATCGGTGGTGGAAAAGTAGTACATGCTAGTACACCAAAGACTGGTATCATTGTTTCGGGAATGAATTATAGAACACCATATATGGCTAAGAGAATTATGAATTAA
- a CDS encoding thioredoxin reductase — protein MKQYDLIIVGSGPAGLSASIYARRAEISTLVIEKSPMSGGQIVNTYEVDNYPGIPEISGFDLAMKFRKHSDALGATFVEGDVVQFRVEDQNKYITLGNGDTYRCKAIIIATGAVSRHLNIPGEDRLSGMGVSYCATCDGAFFRNKIVAVVGGGDTALEDAIFLSRLCAKVYIIHRRHEFRAVKSLCSSVEKASNIEVMWNSKVKEIRGEEQVESLLIQNIVTEENNILQINGLFIAIGTVPNSELYRDIVSVDNSGYIIAGEDCRTNVPGIFAAGDIRTKQLKQVITAAADGANAITSVERYFSLI, from the coding sequence ATGAAACAGTATGATCTGATTATCGTAGGGAGCGGCCCGGCAGGACTTTCTGCGAGTATCTATGCTAGACGTGCAGAAATTTCAACATTGGTTATTGAGAAGAGTCCGATGAGTGGTGGGCAGATCGTGAATACATATGAAGTAGATAATTATCCTGGCATTCCAGAAATCAGTGGGTTTGATCTGGCTATGAAGTTTAGAAAACATAGTGATGCTTTGGGGGCGACCTTTGTAGAAGGTGATGTGGTACAGTTTCGTGTCGAGGACCAGAATAAATATATTACACTGGGAAATGGGGATACCTATCGATGCAAAGCTATCATCATTGCAACTGGTGCAGTGAGTCGTCATTTAAATATTCCAGGCGAAGACAGATTATCAGGAATGGGAGTATCCTACTGTGCTACCTGCGATGGCGCATTTTTTAGAAATAAGATAGTAGCGGTTGTGGGAGGAGGGGACACAGCACTTGAGGATGCCATTTTTTTATCGAGATTATGTGCAAAAGTTTATATCATCCATAGACGACATGAATTTCGTGCCGTAAAAAGCCTATGCAGCAGCGTAGAGAAAGCTTCTAATATAGAGGTGATGTGGAATAGTAAGGTAAAAGAAATAAGAGGAGAGGAACAAGTAGAGTCTTTATTAATACAAAATATTGTGACAGAAGAGAATAATATATTACAAATAAATGGACTATTTATTGCAATTGGGACAGTTCCTAATTCTGAATTATACCGAGATATTGTTTCTGTTGACAATTCGGGCTATATCATCGCAGGCGAAGATTGCAGGACCAATGTGCCAGGCATTTTTGCTGCAGGGGATATTCGGACCAAGCAATTAAAGCAAGTGATCACAGCTGCAGCAGATGGAGCAAATGCGATTACAAGTGTAGAACGTTATTTCTCACTGATATAA
- a CDS encoding CAAX amino terminal protease family protein produces the protein MPMAVGLLVVGLLPAICEEGVYRGIFYHEYRKVSIRKAIVVSGLLFGVLHMNINQFAYAVLLGMVFALVVEVTGSIISSVICHFIINATSVVASYHITQEVASKQVNKAELISMLPAYVLPALIGIAISIVLIRLMAMSEGRTEQLEEILNKTERTEKEKQKIITIPLALTILFCIILMIQAELM, from the coding sequence GTGCCAATGGCTGTTGGACTACTTGTAGTTGGATTATTGCCTGCTATCTGTGAGGAAGGCGTTTACCGAGGAATTTTCTATCATGAATATCGTAAGGTAAGTATAAGAAAAGCCATCGTGGTAAGTGGTTTATTATTTGGTGTTTTGCATATGAACATAAATCAATTTGCTTATGCCGTGCTGCTTGGAATGGTATTTGCACTAGTAGTAGAAGTAACGGGCTCTATTATCTCTTCTGTGATCTGTCATTTTATCATCAATGCAACAAGTGTAGTGGCAAGCTATCATATTACACAGGAGGTAGCATCTAAGCAGGTAAACAAAGCTGAATTAATAAGTATGTTACCAGCATATGTACTGCCAGCATTGATTGGTATCGCAATCTCAATTGTTTTAATTCGTCTCATGGCAATGAGTGAGGGACGTACAGAACAATTAGAAGAGATTCTTAACAAAACAGAAAGAACTGAGAAAGAAAAGCAAAAGATTATTACAATACCATTAGCATTGACTATTTTATTCTGTATCATTTTAATGATACAAGCAGAGCTAATGTAG
- a CDS encoding bona fide RidA/YjgF/TdcF/RutC subgroup: MTKMKKIISTDKAPAAIGPYSQAIEVNGFIFTSGMIPIDPATNTLVTGDITVQAEQAIGNLAALLKEAGSSTDQVIKTTVFIKDMNDFAKVNEVYAKYFSKDCPSRSCIEVARLPKDVLIEIEAIAVK, from the coding sequence ATGACAAAAATGAAGAAAATTATTAGCACAGACAAAGCACCAGCAGCAATCGGACCATACTCACAAGCAATTGAGGTTAACGGATTTATCTTTACATCAGGAATGATTCCAATCGATCCAGCTACAAACACACTTGTAACAGGAGATATTACAGTACAGGCGGAACAAGCGATCGGCAATCTTGCAGCCTTATTAAAAGAGGCGGGATCTTCTACGGATCAAGTTATCAAGACAACTGTATTCATTAAAGACATGAATGATTTCGCTAAAGTAAATGAAGTATACGCAAAATACTTTAGTAAAGATTGTCCTTCAAGATCTTGTATCGAAGTAGCACGTCTTCCAAAAGACGTTTTAATCGAAATCGAAGCAATCGCAGTAAAATAG